The Exiguobacterium aurantiacum DSM 6208 genome includes a window with the following:
- a CDS encoding Crp/Fnr family transcriptional regulator: MNVRDIQVNERWREQEMMSTKCGKTQPNSFIFSNETKQLLLEMMTTQVYPKASIVCWEGEKCDKFFYIKSGSVKFTKITKKGNPLVMFLFGSNDFFGEFDIVESYPSSYSIETTEESVIGTISKQELETLMQQDIRFAGEIIRWTSMMRKHSEMKVRDLLLYGKPGALASTLLRMAAMHGIDDGESIIIPRHPSDGELGQLIGAPRETVNRLMSQWRKDGVLMTAPNTIEIHDLDFLKELCHCEGCPAGICRL; the protein is encoded by the coding sequence ATGAACGTACGAGACATTCAAGTGAATGAACGATGGAGGGAGCAGGAAATGATGTCGACGAAATGTGGAAAGACGCAACCGAACAGTTTTATCTTCTCAAACGAGACGAAACAGTTGTTGCTCGAGATGATGACGACTCAAGTTTATCCGAAAGCGAGCATCGTCTGTTGGGAAGGCGAGAAATGTGACAAATTCTTTTATATAAAGAGTGGTTCGGTCAAATTTACAAAGATCACGAAAAAAGGCAATCCGCTCGTCATGTTCTTATTCGGGTCGAATGATTTCTTCGGAGAGTTCGACATCGTCGAATCATATCCAAGCTCCTATAGCATTGAGACGACCGAGGAGAGTGTCATCGGGACCATCTCGAAACAAGAGCTGGAGACGCTCATGCAGCAGGATATCCGGTTCGCTGGTGAGATTATCCGGTGGACGTCGATGATGCGTAAACATTCAGAGATGAAAGTGCGCGATCTTCTCCTTTACGGCAAGCCAGGCGCACTCGCCTCGACATTGCTCCGGATGGCTGCGATGCACGGTATCGACGATGGCGAATCGATCATCATTCCGAGACATCCGTCCGATGGGGAGCTCGGTCAACTGATCGGCGCCCCGCGGGAGACGGTCAATCGTTTGATGAGTCAATGGCGCAAAGATGGCGTCTTGATGACGGCTCCGAATACGATCGAGATTCACGACCTCGATTTCCTAAAAGAGTTATGTCACTGTGAAGGCTGTCCGGCTGGAATTTGCCGATTATAA
- a CDS encoding cytochrome c oxidase subunit 2A, with protein sequence MDKNGGQEPDLKGTFTSVMIVAGVIIAMWSSVFYLFVTR encoded by the coding sequence GTGGATAAGAACGGTGGACAAGAACCAGATTTGAAAGGAACGTTCACATCAGTCATGATCGTCGCGGGCGTCATCATCGCCATGTGGTCATCGGTCTTTTATTTATTCGTCACACGATAA
- a CDS encoding cytochrome c oxidase subunit II, which yields MHIHKLEKYWLVFGIILLAVFLTVLGVSAFAAGNQPASDADLVDPAKVHQTAPFDNPGLHKIGDNEYELVMVAQAFTFTPGNVEIPKGAKVTFLVTSPDVVHGFQLVGTPVNMMVVPGHINSLTYTFKETGEFLILCNEYCGTGHHMMATKIKVVE from the coding sequence TTGCATATTCATAAGCTTGAGAAATATTGGTTAGTGTTTGGCATTATCTTATTGGCCGTGTTTTTGACTGTCCTCGGTGTATCGGCCTTTGCGGCCGGCAACCAACCGGCATCAGACGCCGATCTGGTCGACCCGGCGAAAGTACATCAAACGGCGCCGTTCGACAATCCTGGCCTTCACAAAATCGGGGACAACGAGTATGAACTCGTCATGGTCGCCCAGGCGTTCACGTTCACGCCTGGAAACGTCGAGATCCCGAAAGGTGCGAAAGTGACGTTCCTCGTTACATCACCTGACGTCGTTCACGGCTTTCAGCTCGTCGGTACGCCCGTCAACATGATGGTCGTCCCGGGACATATCAACTCGCTCACGTATACGTTCAAAGAAACGGGAGAGTTCTTGATTCTTTGCAATGAATACTGCGGTACGGGCCATCATATGATGGCGACTAAAATTAAGGTGGTGGAGTAA
- a CDS encoding b(o/a)3-type cytochrome-c oxidase subunit 1 produces the protein MNDVASKLKQWEMERGVPVPSIGVKEARLAYAHVVISVLAVLIGALAGLMQTLIRTGIIPEVFGYYQLLTAHGIMLGLVFTTMFIIGLLYALLAKSFGRFESFPTRVAWLGFWMIIAGAVLVTIMVLANKATVLYTFYAPLMADPIFYVGLVLFVVGTWLSAFAMFRMYADYKRENPGVHPPLPAFMSIMTMLLWVIATLGVAGTILFQLLPLSLGWKDTVGIELSRTLFWYFGHPLVYFWLMPAYIVWYTVVPKVIGGKIFSDALARMAFLLFLLFSFPVGFHHQLTEPGIDPFWKFVQVILTFLVVIPSFMTAFSLFATFELRGRALGARGLFGWVKKMPYGDVRFLAPFVGMLFFIPAGAGGIINASHQLNAMVHNTLWVTGHFHITVGTAVALTFFGTAYWLVPVLRGRTLTKAMNRLGLIQAGTWAFGMAIMSYAMHISGLQGNPRRTGPATYFSDALTREWIPYHMAMAIGGTILLISVLIFVYSMFNLSFLAPKGEEEFPLAETEEAAMETPRFFENWKLWITVTFVLIAFAYTIPIWHLIESAPPGARGWVLW, from the coding sequence ATGAACGACGTCGCTTCAAAGTTGAAACAATGGGAAATGGAACGGGGCGTGCCGGTGCCAAGTATCGGTGTGAAAGAGGCAAGGCTCGCTTACGCCCACGTCGTCATCTCGGTGCTCGCCGTCTTGATTGGTGCCCTGGCAGGGCTCATGCAGACGCTTATCCGGACCGGCATCATCCCGGAAGTGTTCGGCTACTATCAACTTTTGACCGCCCACGGCATCATGCTCGGTCTCGTCTTCACGACGATGTTCATCATCGGTCTCCTGTATGCGCTCCTCGCCAAGTCGTTCGGACGGTTCGAATCATTCCCGACCCGCGTCGCCTGGCTCGGTTTCTGGATGATCATCGCCGGGGCCGTGCTCGTCACGATCATGGTGCTCGCTAATAAAGCGACCGTGCTCTATACGTTCTATGCGCCGCTCATGGCCGACCCAATCTTCTATGTCGGTCTCGTCCTCTTCGTCGTCGGAACGTGGTTGTCAGCGTTCGCGATGTTCCGGATGTATGCGGACTACAAACGGGAAAATCCTGGGGTTCATCCGCCACTTCCGGCCTTCATGAGCATCATGACGATGCTGCTTTGGGTCATCGCCACACTCGGCGTCGCCGGGACGATTTTGTTCCAACTGCTCCCGCTCTCACTCGGGTGGAAAGATACGGTCGGAATCGAGTTGTCACGGACGCTGTTCTGGTACTTCGGTCACCCGCTCGTCTACTTCTGGCTCATGCCGGCCTACATCGTCTGGTATACGGTCGTGCCGAAAGTCATCGGCGGTAAGATCTTCTCGGATGCTCTCGCCCGGATGGCGTTCTTGTTGTTCTTGTTGTTCTCGTTCCCTGTCGGTTTCCACCACCAGTTGACGGAACCTGGCATCGACCCGTTCTGGAAGTTCGTCCAAGTCATCTTGACGTTCCTCGTCGTCATCCCTTCGTTCATGACCGCGTTCTCGCTGTTCGCGACGTTTGAATTGCGAGGCCGGGCGCTCGGTGCCCGCGGACTGTTCGGTTGGGTGAAGAAGATGCCTTACGGGGATGTCCGTTTCCTTGCACCTTTCGTCGGCATGTTGTTCTTCATCCCGGCCGGTGCCGGTGGGATCATTAACGCGTCGCACCAATTGAACGCGATGGTCCACAACACGCTTTGGGTCACCGGTCACTTCCATATCACGGTCGGGACGGCCGTCGCCTTGACGTTCTTCGGGACAGCGTACTGGCTTGTGCCGGTATTGCGTGGCCGGACGCTCACGAAAGCGATGAATCGCCTCGGCTTGATCCAAGCAGGGACTTGGGCGTTCGGGATGGCGATCATGTCGTACGCGATGCACATCTCGGGCCTTCAAGGAAACCCGCGTCGAACGGGTCCGGCGACTTACTTCTCGGACGCGCTCACGCGTGAATGGATCCCGTACCATATGGCAATGGCGATCGGTGGGACGATTCTCTTGATCTCCGTCCTCATCTTTGTCTATTCGATGTTCAACCTGTCATTCCTCGCGCCGAAAGGGGAAGAAGAGTTCCCGCTCGCCGAGACAGAGGAGGCGGCGATGGAGACACCTCGTTTCTTCGAGAACTGGAAATTGTGGATCACCGTGACGTTCGTCTTGATCGCGTTCGCTTACACGATTCCGATTTGGCACTTGATTGAGAGTGCACCGCCGGGAGCGCGCGGTTGGGTGCTCTGGTAA
- a CDS encoding DEAD/DEAH box helicase, producing MNFTKPFINEAWQRLGFTEPMPVQAEAFPPLLEGKDVTIEAPTGTGKTLAYLLPAIEKIDASNDRIQVVIVAPTRELVMQIQAVAQRFTEKGDVRIASFIGGVELKRQIDRLKKKPHLIVGTPGRLVELIDKKKLKLHETHTIVIDEADQIIDSGLTEAAERIIKHTASNRQIALVSATLTDTLQAWAAPFLPEPVHIKIERAVSAQVTYGYMLTTRRYKPELLRRLSHVDGVKALAFINNRSFLPPLKGELEKMNVNYRMLDSLKGKRERVETLREFRKGEYPLLITTGLAARGLDIEEVTHVVHFDLPESIDDFIHRSGRTARGNAAGTVLSLVTDEDLKHLKSFARQLGVELKELEIYRGDVIEKRIEDKPPVVKRPANKRGPRR from the coding sequence ATGAACTTTACAAAACCATTTATTAATGAAGCTTGGCAACGCCTAGGCTTTACGGAACCGATGCCGGTTCAGGCGGAAGCGTTCCCGCCCCTATTAGAAGGAAAAGACGTCACGATCGAAGCACCGACAGGAACGGGTAAAACGCTCGCTTACCTTTTACCCGCTATCGAAAAAATCGACGCCTCGAACGACCGGATCCAAGTCGTCATCGTCGCTCCGACACGCGAGCTCGTCATGCAGATCCAGGCAGTGGCCCAACGTTTCACCGAGAAAGGTGACGTTCGTATCGCCTCGTTCATCGGTGGCGTCGAACTGAAGCGCCAAATCGATCGCCTCAAGAAAAAACCGCATTTGATCGTCGGCACGCCGGGGCGTCTCGTCGAATTGATCGATAAGAAAAAGTTGAAACTACACGAGACGCATACGATCGTGATCGATGAAGCCGATCAAATCATTGACAGCGGTTTGACAGAAGCGGCCGAACGGATCATCAAACATACGGCATCGAATCGTCAAATCGCGCTCGTATCGGCGACGTTGACGGATACGCTTCAAGCATGGGCCGCCCCGTTCTTACCAGAGCCAGTCCACATCAAAATCGAGCGCGCCGTAAGTGCTCAAGTGACGTATGGCTACATGTTGACGACACGCCGCTATAAGCCAGAACTGCTCCGCCGCCTCTCTCACGTCGACGGCGTCAAAGCGCTCGCCTTCATCAACAACCGCTCGTTCTTGCCACCATTAAAAGGTGAGCTCGAGAAGATGAACGTCAACTATCGCATGCTCGACAGCTTGAAAGGAAAACGGGAACGCGTCGAGACGCTCCGTGAGTTCCGTAAAGGCGAGTATCCGCTCCTCATCACGACAGGCCTTGCCGCTCGCGGCCTCGACATCGAAGAAGTGACACACGTCGTCCACTTCGACTTGCCGGAGTCGATTGACGACTTCATCCACCGTTCAGGCCGGACGGCGCGCGGGAACGCGGCCGGCACCGTCCTCTCACTCGTGACTGATGAGGACTTGAAACATTTGAAATCGTTCGCCCGTCAACTCGGCGTCGAATTGAAAGAGCTCGAAATTTACCGTGGCGACGTCATCGAGAAGCGAATCGAAGATAAACCCCCGGTCGTCAAACGTCCCGCGAACAAGCGAGGACCGCGCCGATGA
- a CDS encoding aldehyde dehydrogenase has product MLAPIEQLTIEELIQKQRRFFKTQATKSLAFRLSMLTFLKESIKHYEADIIEALQTDLNKSELDAFTTEIGFVYDEITRTSRELKRWMRPKRVRGAAIHLGTKSEITYEPYGTVLIIAPWNYPFQLAMAPLIGAIAAGNTAVVKPSELTPNVARMITTVLERAFTDRYVVSIEGDKDVATALLAEKWGHIFFTGSTGVGKVVMEAAAKQLTPVTLELGGKSPAIVHEDAVIDVAAKRIAWGKWMNAGQTCVAPDYVLVHESRRDEFLEAVKREAFTMFGNGVGTKRFTRIVNTNHFDRLAGYLAEGDIFFGGETDRDNLKIAPTVMTDVDESANVMKDEIFGPILPVLTYRDLDEAIEFVSARPHPLALYLFTESKEIEQKTFKHLSFGGGCVNDVLMHLTNPNLPFGGVGDSGMGAYHGRYSFETFSHAKSILRNTTKYDLPLRYPNFKAAEKLIRLVYR; this is encoded by the coding sequence ATGCTCGCACCAATCGAACAATTGACGATCGAGGAATTGATTCAAAAGCAACGTCGTTTCTTCAAAACACAAGCGACAAAGTCGTTAGCTTTCCGTCTCAGTATGCTGACGTTTTTGAAAGAGTCGATTAAACATTACGAGGCGGACATCATTGAGGCGTTACAAACAGATTTGAACAAATCGGAACTTGACGCGTTCACGACCGAGATCGGTTTCGTATATGATGAGATCACTCGGACGAGCCGAGAGTTGAAGCGGTGGATGCGCCCGAAACGAGTTAGAGGAGCGGCTATCCATTTGGGGACGAAGAGCGAGATCACGTATGAACCGTACGGGACGGTGTTGATCATCGCACCGTGGAATTATCCGTTCCAACTCGCGATGGCTCCGCTCATCGGAGCGATTGCAGCCGGCAACACGGCCGTCGTAAAGCCATCGGAACTCACGCCGAACGTGGCGCGTATGATCACGACCGTTCTCGAGCGCGCTTTCACAGACCGTTACGTCGTCAGCATTGAAGGCGATAAAGACGTGGCGACGGCACTTCTCGCTGAAAAGTGGGGACATATTTTCTTCACCGGTTCGACCGGGGTCGGAAAAGTCGTCATGGAGGCGGCGGCGAAGCAGTTGACGCCGGTCACGCTCGAACTCGGAGGGAAATCCCCGGCCATCGTCCATGAAGACGCCGTGATTGATGTGGCAGCCAAACGGATCGCGTGGGGCAAATGGATGAACGCCGGGCAGACATGTGTCGCGCCGGACTATGTCCTCGTCCATGAATCTCGCCGAGACGAGTTTCTTGAGGCAGTCAAACGAGAAGCGTTCACGATGTTCGGTAACGGCGTCGGCACGAAACGGTTCACGCGAATCGTCAACACGAACCATTTTGACCGCCTGGCAGGTTACTTAGCAGAAGGAGACATTTTCTTTGGTGGGGAGACCGACCGTGACAATTTGAAGATTGCGCCGACGGTGATGACGGATGTTGATGAATCGGCAAACGTCATGAAAGACGAAATTTTCGGCCCGATTCTCCCGGTCTTGACGTATCGAGATTTGGATGAAGCAATCGAGTTCGTATCGGCGCGGCCGCATCCGCTTGCCCTTTATCTCTTCACTGAGTCTAAAGAGATCGAACAAAAGACGTTCAAACACCTCTCGTTCGGTGGCGGCTGTGTCAACGACGTCCTCATGCATTTGACGAACCCGAACTTGCCGTTTGGCGGGGTCGGCGACAGTGGAATGGGTGCTTATCACGGACGTTACAGTTTTGAGACGTTCAGCCACGCCAAATCGATTTTACGGAACACGACGAAGTATGATTTGCCGCTTCGTTATCCGAACTTTAAAGCGGCAGAGAAGTTGATTCGTCTCGTGTACCGGTAA
- the deoD gene encoding purine-nucleoside phosphorylase, which yields MSVHIGAQEGQIAETVLLPGDPLRAKYIAETFLEDVELYNEVRGMYGFTGTYKGKRISVQGTGMGVPSMSIYVNELIMSYGAKNLIRVGTAGGIQEDVKVRDVVIAMSASSEMGQNRVRFDGMDYAPTATFDLLHRAYMNAEKAGIPVKVGQIFTADQFYQDDFHHFKKWADFGCLAIEMEAAGLYTLAAKHKVNALTILTISDHLLTGEETTSEERQSTFDEMIRVALDTAVEVTN from the coding sequence ATGAGTGTACACATTGGGGCACAAGAAGGACAAATCGCAGAAACGGTATTACTTCCAGGAGATCCGCTTCGTGCGAAATATATCGCCGAGACGTTTCTAGAGGACGTCGAATTGTACAATGAAGTACGTGGTATGTACGGTTTCACAGGAACATACAAAGGAAAGCGCATCTCCGTTCAAGGGACAGGGATGGGTGTCCCATCGATGTCGATTTACGTGAACGAGTTGATCATGTCGTACGGCGCGAAAAACTTGATCCGTGTCGGGACTGCCGGCGGGATTCAAGAAGACGTCAAAGTCCGCGACGTCGTCATCGCGATGAGCGCATCAAGTGAGATGGGGCAGAACCGTGTCCGTTTCGATGGAATGGATTATGCACCGACTGCGACGTTCGACCTCCTACATCGTGCATATATGAACGCTGAGAAAGCGGGCATCCCAGTAAAAGTCGGTCAAATCTTCACGGCCGACCAATTCTATCAAGATGACTTCCACCACTTCAAGAAGTGGGCCGACTTCGGTTGCCTCGCGATTGAAATGGAAGCAGCTGGCCTTTATACGCTTGCAGCCAAACATAAAGTCAACGCGTTGACGATTCTCACGATCTCGGACCACTTGTTGACAGGTGAAGAGACGACATCGGAAGAGCGTCAATCGACGTTCGACGAAATGATTCGCGTCGCCCTCGACACGGCCGTCGAAGTGACAAATTAA
- a CDS encoding ABC transporter ATP-binding protein: MIEVLGVKKRYRKKQVLEDVSFTAQKGEITCLIGLNGSGKSTILKGIMGLTPFDRGTVLIDGEPLDLNRVAFVPDHSTFPIHFTIEQCEAFMRDFYPKFDSKLFARLVDEFKLFPEDKLNELSKGTLAKVNLALGIAQDPDYLLLDEPFSGIDVFSKEQIVELFSSDVMEDRGVLITTHEIEDIEYLVDKAVMLNRGRIVREFDVEDVRFIHGKSIVDVMREEYGA; the protein is encoded by the coding sequence ATGATCGAAGTACTGGGAGTTAAAAAACGTTACCGCAAAAAGCAAGTACTTGAAGACGTGTCGTTCACGGCCCAAAAAGGAGAGATCACGTGCCTCATTGGTTTGAACGGGAGCGGGAAATCGACGATTTTAAAAGGCATTATGGGGCTCACGCCGTTTGATCGCGGCACGGTGCTCATCGATGGGGAGCCGCTTGATTTGAATCGCGTCGCGTTCGTACCAGATCACTCGACATTCCCGATTCACTTCACGATTGAGCAGTGCGAGGCGTTCATGCGCGACTTTTATCCGAAGTTCGATTCAAAACTATTCGCCCGTCTCGTCGACGAGTTCAAGCTGTTTCCGGAAGACAAGTTGAATGAGTTGTCGAAAGGGACACTCGCGAAAGTGAACTTGGCGCTCGGCATTGCACAAGACCCGGACTATTTATTGCTTGACGAACCATTCTCAGGCATCGATGTGTTTTCAAAAGAACAGATCGTCGAGTTGTTCTCGAGTGATGTGATGGAAGATCGGGGCGTGTTGATTACGACGCACGAGATTGAAGACATTGAATATTTGGTCGATAAGGCCGTCATGTTGAACCGGGGACGGATCGTCCGTGAGTTCGACGTCGAGGACGTCCGTTTCATTCACGGCAAGTCGATCGTTGATGTCATGAGAGAGGAGTACGGGGCATGA
- a CDS encoding kinase: METLKEILRNEYVKHSPDRPFVVAIDGLSGAGKTTLVNQLRGIVPNEMNFHIDDFIVERFRRYGTGEPEAMEYYALQWDVDLLVETLFKPLQEGQATLTLPYYDRDRDEVINRTVEIAPNALVLIEGIFLLRDEWRSYFDYVVYLDCPREVRYERVLQRDTYIGDMTERLAKYERRYWPGEAHYLETVNPKVKADQIIQID, from the coding sequence ATGGAGACGCTGAAGGAGATCCTTCGAAACGAATACGTCAAACACTCGCCGGACCGGCCATTCGTCGTGGCGATTGACGGGTTGAGCGGTGCCGGGAAGACGACACTCGTCAATCAACTACGGGGCATCGTGCCGAACGAAATGAATTTCCACATTGACGACTTTATCGTCGAGCGGTTCAGGCGTTATGGGACGGGTGAACCCGAGGCGATGGAATACTATGCGCTCCAATGGGATGTCGACTTGCTCGTGGAGACGTTGTTCAAACCGCTTCAAGAAGGGCAGGCGACGCTGACGTTGCCATATTATGACCGCGACCGGGATGAGGTCATCAACCGAACGGTGGAAATCGCACCGAACGCACTCGTCCTCATCGAAGGCATCTTTTTGCTGCGTGACGAATGGCGGAGTTATTTCGATTACGTCGTCTATCTCGACTGCCCGCGGGAGGTCCGGTATGAGCGGGTTCTGCAACGCGATACATACATCGGGGACATGACGGAACGGCTCGCAAAATACGAGCGTCGCTATTGGCCGGGAGAGGCGCATTATCTCGAGACGGTCAATCCTAAAGTCAAGGCCGACCAGATCATTCAAATCGATTGA
- a CDS encoding GntR family transcriptional regulator — MIIQFNTRAPVYIQVVDYFKKKMALGELQAGEEMPSRRELATELKINPNTVQKAFKEMEEQQLITTERNRPSRVTTDEHVLTRIRTELVDEAIAVFVESIQELDVTMDELVDKIKQQYEEGNLDDRSTGS; from the coding sequence ATGATCATTCAATTCAACACGAGAGCCCCCGTCTATATCCAAGTCGTCGATTACTTCAAAAAGAAGATGGCGCTAGGAGAACTACAGGCGGGCGAAGAGATGCCGTCGCGGCGAGAGCTCGCGACCGAACTGAAAATCAATCCGAACACCGTCCAAAAGGCGTTCAAAGAGATGGAGGAACAACAATTGATTACGACCGAACGGAACCGTCCGAGTCGCGTGACGACGGATGAACACGTATTGACCCGGATTCGAACGGAGCTCGTCGATGAGGCGATCGCCGTCTTCGTCGAATCGATCCAAGAACTCGACGTCACGATGGATGAACTCGTCGATAAAATTAAACAGCAATACGAGGAGGGGAATCTCGATGATCGAAGTACTGGGAGTTAA
- a CDS encoding MFS transporter: MNKTSAFVIYSIVFFAFFDLFAQLPVMSTFATSVGATPFLAGVAIAIYSLSNTFGNILSGVWTDRTGPFRILLAGLVLSSVSLFMYHVVDTPTTLLVVRIVHGFVAGLIVPAAFTLSANLTAANRQGKKVALTGSFVGLAAILGPAFSGIMASRTSVPVVFSFVAFYGLAVALLALVVLRQLRLTGKRIDTDEQPVSDALQRDVLKAYVGAFLLMFSQGALAYLLPLYVQALGYDSRLSGTLLSTFGIVAVLVFVLPTNRLFDRVEPTKLAALGITILGVSQLLIGTSGSAGALYAVLALYGVGFAILFPAINTLLIKATNRANRGKSYGYFYAFFSLGTVVGSALLGWLTIPLTNKFTVTGIVLLGSGVAFFALEQMRKRLLSPKSE, translated from the coding sequence TTGAACAAGACGTCTGCATTCGTCATCTATAGTATCGTCTTTTTTGCTTTCTTTGATTTATTCGCCCAACTGCCCGTCATGAGCACGTTCGCCACTTCGGTCGGTGCGACACCGTTCCTTGCCGGTGTGGCGATTGCGATTTATTCATTATCGAACACGTTCGGGAATATTTTGTCTGGAGTGTGGACCGATCGGACGGGTCCGTTCCGGATTTTGCTCGCCGGTCTCGTCTTGTCGAGTGTCAGTCTTTTCATGTATCACGTCGTCGACACGCCGACAACGTTACTCGTCGTCCGAATCGTCCACGGCTTTGTCGCCGGTCTCATCGTCCCGGCCGCCTTCACCTTATCGGCCAACTTGACCGCCGCCAATCGGCAAGGGAAGAAAGTCGCCCTCACCGGTAGCTTTGTCGGACTCGCTGCCATCCTCGGTCCGGCGTTTAGCGGAATCATGGCGAGCCGGACGTCGGTCCCGGTCGTGTTTTCATTCGTCGCGTTTTATGGATTGGCCGTGGCGCTACTCGCTTTAGTCGTGTTACGTCAGTTGCGTCTGACCGGAAAACGGATTGACACTGATGAACAACCGGTGTCCGATGCGTTGCAACGCGACGTGTTGAAAGCGTACGTCGGTGCATTTTTGCTCATGTTCTCCCAAGGGGCGCTCGCTTATTTGTTGCCGCTCTATGTACAGGCGCTCGGGTATGATTCGCGGCTGAGCGGGACGCTGTTGAGCACGTTCGGGATTGTCGCCGTCCTCGTCTTTGTGCTGCCGACGAACCGGTTGTTCGATCGTGTTGAACCGACGAAGCTAGCCGCGCTCGGAATCACGATTCTCGGCGTGAGTCAGTTGCTCATCGGCACGTCTGGCAGTGCCGGCGCACTATACGCTGTCCTCGCCTTGTACGGTGTCGGCTTCGCCATCTTGTTCCCGGCCATCAACACGCTTTTGATCAAAGCGACAAACCGTGCCAACCGCGGCAAGTCGTACGGATACTTTTATGCGTTCTTCTCACTCGGGACGGTCGTCGGGTCGGCTTTACTCGGCTGGCTCACGATTCCGTTAACGAATAAATTCACCGTTACGGGAATCGTACTGCTCGGATCAGGGGTTGCTTTCTTTGCCTTAGAACAAATGAGGAAGCGGCTGTTATCACCAAAGTCAGAGTGA
- a CDS encoding membrane protein produces MSVLKLISWELDRVKKSYLILVGVLLALQFSWLGAFLWRQTATYEEMRLEGMTGYTVSFANYIGSTIFTLSVGVAIVAMIFFSVWIWYREFQGRGTFMMRLLTIPTGRMKLFIAKFVTVMMLILGLFAIQWMALLLQYQLFTAWLNAKMIPLQGSFERAIQFDYLAMMYPESGFNFLVHQVLIAFVVLALFTFVLVERGLWQRTLWSPVLAICVVSGLIALPTLLIIYFERYLFMDELIGLFGLGLIGLVFGLTLLSRRFLSKKISV; encoded by the coding sequence ATGAGCGTGTTGAAACTGATCAGTTGGGAGCTTGATCGCGTAAAGAAATCGTACTTGATCTTAGTCGGCGTGCTGTTGGCGCTGCAATTCAGCTGGCTAGGTGCTTTCTTATGGAGGCAGACTGCTACATATGAAGAAATGAGACTAGAGGGCATGACGGGTTATACGGTCTCGTTCGCGAATTACATCGGAAGCACTATTTTTACTCTATCGGTTGGTGTCGCAATCGTCGCGATGATTTTTTTCAGCGTCTGGATTTGGTATCGCGAGTTTCAAGGACGCGGCACATTTATGATGCGGTTGCTGACGATACCGACAGGGAGAATGAAACTGTTCATTGCGAAATTTGTGACAGTCATGATGCTCATTTTGGGCTTGTTCGCGATTCAATGGATGGCGTTGCTTTTGCAATATCAACTGTTCACTGCTTGGCTGAACGCCAAAATGATTCCGCTTCAAGGATCGTTTGAGAGGGCGATACAATTCGATTATCTTGCCATGATGTATCCAGAGAGTGGATTTAACTTCCTCGTGCATCAAGTGCTGATCGCATTTGTCGTGCTCGCACTCTTCACGTTCGTTTTAGTGGAGCGGGGGCTATGGCAACGGACGCTTTGGTCACCGGTCTTGGCGATTTGTGTAGTGAGTGGTTTGATTGCGTTGCCGACGCTTCTAATTATTTATTTTGAACGCTATTTGTTTATGGATGAACTGATTGGACTGTTCGGTTTAGGATTGATCGGGTTGGTCTTCGGGCTGACGTTGCTAAGCCGTCGTTTCCTTTCAAAAAAAATAAGTGTGTGA